GCTCTATTGTCAAGAGGGTAAGGCTTTCCTGCCCAAATGATCTGAACAGGACGATCTCTGTTTGAAACAAGCTCTCTAAAACGCTCCATATCATAAATCAAAAGCCCTGGACGTTTATACTCGGCAAATCTTCTTGCCCATACTATTGTCAATATATCTGGATCAAACAGTTTACCTGTCTGATCTGCAACCTCTTCAAAGAGTCTATATTTCAAATGCTTTTTTCGCCCTACAAGCTGATAATCTTCATGCTCTTGCATCCAACTCATCAACTGTTTATCTGCCCAGTAACGCATATTTTGAGCATTTGTAATACTTATGATTTCACACCTGCCTTTAACATCCTGCCACATCTCATTTGCAACACTTTTATGTATCTTTGAAACAGCATTAGCACGTTTCGATGTCTTTAATGCACCAACAGTCAAAGAGAAGTGTTCATCATAATAGTCCAATTTTTTCTGCATATCTTCTACACTGAAACCGTTGAAAAATCCCATTCTAAAAAGCAAATATACATTATGCTCCTCATTACCAGCCATCTCTGGAGTATGTGTTGTAAAAACAACATATTTTTTCAAATTTTCAAGATTTGAATACCTCTTCATTAACTCAAAAACAAGAGGTAAAGAGTGTCCTTCATTCATATGATAAACATCAACATCAACACCCATAGCCTCAAGAACTTTAACACCACCTATTCCAAGTACAATCTCTTGAGCTATACGAGTCTCTTCGTTTGCATCATAGAGCTTATGGCAAATAGTTCTAGATAGATGATCATTTTCAAAGCAGTCAGTTGTTAAAAATATAACTGGGGCTGTGTCAAATGTAGTTGCAGGTAGAAGATAGGCTTTAACAGTTACAGGTTTTGAGTTTATTGTTACCTCAACCTTTATGCTAGTATCTTCTAAGAAGTAGTAAAATTTACGTTTATAATCTATTTTAAGCGTATTATCTTCGTGTCTGCTCTGATCATAGTAGCCATAACTCCAGAGCATTCCAACGCCTATAAGCTTCTGCCTTCTGTCATTGGCACTGCGCATATGTGAACCGGCAAGAAACCCCAATCCACCTGAGTATGTCTTTAGAGCCTGATCAATTGCAAACTCCATTGAAAAATATGCTACTTGGCAACTAAACTCTTCAGCAACTGTGTATGGGTAGAGGTCCATAAAAGTTATTTCTTAAATTTATCTGCAAGAATACGCTTGCCTAGCTCAACTCCTGGTTGATTGTAAGTATCTATATTTAGTATTGCTCCAGTAAGCGAGGTTAAAATTTCATAATATAAAATCAACTCTCCTATGTTTGTTTCACTTAATTTATCTAAAATAATTGCATCAACAGGAACACCCTGCTGTGCAATTGCTTCACGAGTTGCATCACACTCTGCATTGATTAGCTCATTAAATGTGTGTCCATTTACAAAGTCGCACTTTTGGATACCCTCAAGCGTTATATCCGGAATGAGAATATCATTTTCAAAATCTTCTATCTTTATGAAAGTTACAGTTTTATCTATTGGTCCTTCAATAATAAGTTGCAAAAAGGAGTGTTGATCTATAGAGCCAATCTGTCCTAGAGGAGTTAGACCTACTCTATTTCCACTTTTATCTATTTTTCCAAGTGATTCTCCCCATAACTGAACATACCACTTAGTAAAATCATCAAGAAATGATGCATATGCAAAAAGAACATTCATTCTATATTTTTCCCAATTGGTTGCAATAAAAGCAGCTTTAAGAAGAATATGATCCTCTTCTCTGTTAAAAAAACGACGAACTATTTTTGCTCCACCCTCTAAAATAGAGCAGCAATCATAACCAGCAAGAGTCAAAGGAACAATACCAACTGCACTTAAAACAGAGAAGCGACCTCCTACATTGTGAGGAATGGTATATACCTTAATTCCATATCTATCTGCAAAGCGGCAAAGTACAGACCCCTCATCTGTTATGGCTATTAGACGATCTTTATCATCTCCATTTAGATCAAGATTAAAATGCGATATAACTACTTTAAAAAGAGACATAGTTTCAATTGTAGAACCAGATTTTGATATAACAATAAAGATAGTCTTCTCTTTATCCATTGAGGCAAACTTTTTAGAGATTTCTACAGGGTCAGGATTTTCAAAAAAGATCAATCTTTTTGCTTGAGGATATTTGTGTCTTAACATAGAATCTATCGCTTTAGCTCCGAGTGAAGAGCCTCCTATGCCAATTACTGCTATTGTGTCACTATTTTTTATAGTTTCAGATGATGACAAAGCCTCTACTTCAGTTACTATCATTTTAGAATCTTCAGGAAGATTATAGTAACCAGCTACTCCATTTTCACACTCTTCTACAACTCTACAAAATGCTTCATCCATTAAATTACTTATATTTTCATCTATATTAAACTCAAAATCTCTTTGAAACTTGACCATTTAAAACCCTTAATGAAACAAATTAAATGTATTATACTTATATATAACCTTTGATTTTATAAAAGATTTAACTAATCAATATACGTTATTAATGAAATATTCATCAATTTAAGATAAAATCACAAACAAAAGAAAGAAAATGTTACAAGAAGGTAATTAGTGGCTGATAATAGAAAAGATAGAGAAGCAAATAAAACGATTGATGATTTAATTGTAGATATAGAACGTAGAATAAAACTTTTTCAGGAAGGTATAGATGAGAATGCTCAAGCATATGAGATTGCAGAGCTTCTTGAAGAGGTACGTGAGCTAAATAAAGAAAGATATATTGAGCTACTTAAATCATTCCCTGAAGATCTTAAAGCAGATGTACTCTCAGAGCTTTCAAAAAATGCTCAGGAAGATGCTTTAGAGGCAATAGATGCCAAAGAGTTGGCAGATATCATTGAAGAGATGGATACTGACGATGCTGCCGATATTGTTCAACAAATTGAAGAGTTAGATGAGTCCAAAGCAAAAAAGGTTCTAAATGAGATAGATGAAGCTGAAAGTAAAGTCATTCGTGCACTCATCAGCTATGATGAAGATGAAGCTGGTGCTTACATGCAAACTGAGCTCTTTAAAGCTCATATTGATGAAACTATAGGTGAATCTATAAAACGCCTTAAAGAGCTAAAAAATAGAGAAGAGCTTGATAATGCATATCATGTATTTATTGTAGATAATAAAAACCGTTTTTTAGGCATGATGCCTATGGAAGATCTGGTTTTGCAAGGACCTAATGAAGTTTACAGAAATGTTTTGGAAAAAGAGGGTGCTCTTACTGTCACAGTTAAACCAAATGATCCTATTGACAAAGTTATTGAGCTTGCTGGTAACTACAATATGAACGTCATCCCTGTTGTAGATAATTGGGGGATTCTTCTTGGTCGTATTACGGCAGACGACATTTATGATTTGATGGAGAAACAAGCAACCGATCAAATCTATGGAATGGCTGGTGTTCAAGAAGAGTCTGAAGAGAGTGAAAATATCATTAAAGCAGGAAAAACACGTGCATTTTGGCTGGGAGTTAACTTAATAACTGCTATAGCAGCTTCTGTTGTCATTGGATTATTTGATTCAACAATACAATCAATTGTTGCTTTAGCTGTACTGATGCCTATAGTAGCCTCTATGGGTGGAAATGCCGGTACTCAGTCACTAACAGTTACTGTACGTCAGTTGGCTCTGGGAGACATTGATCCAACTGAGGCTAAACAGGTAATAAAAAAAGAGGTTCTGCTCTCTTTGGGCAACGGTTTAGTTTATGCAGTTGTTATGGGACTCATAGCCTACTTTTGGTTTAATATGCCAATGCTTGGCGTAGTAATTGGTCTATCTATGATAATAAACCTCTTCTTTGCAGGTTTTTTTGGTGCACTGATCCCATTGGTACTAAAGGGATTGGGAATAGATCCAGCAGTTGGTTCTTCTGTTTTACTTACAACTGTTACAGATGTTGTAGGTTTTTTCAGTTTTTTAGGACTTGCAACTCTTATTCTTCTTTAAATTAGAAAAAACTGATCTGCACTAACCATACATCAAAGTTTGCTACCAGCTCCAATATTCTTATATGGAGCTGATTAGTAAATTTAAATAATTCTAATCTAATTTTCACTTCCATATGGTATAATCGAAAGCTTAAAATAATAATAACTCAGTGAATAATTTATATAAGGTTGAGTTAAAAATAAATAGTTAGTAGGTTTTAAATGGCAAGTATACAAATACCAAATTATGGGCAATTGAATATAAAACATATTGTATGTGATTATAATGGTACAATTGCAAAAGATGGTAAATTAGCTCCAGATATAAAAGATATTTTTAAACTTCTTTCTGAAAATTATAATGTACATGTCATTACTGCAGACACTTTTGGAACTGTTAAAAAAGAGCTTGAATCAGTTGATATTACAGTTAAAATACTCTCTAGTTCAGATCATACTCAAGAAAAGGGTGAATATATAAAAGCCTTGGGCTCTAAATATTGTGCTTCAATCGGAAATGGTAATAATGATGTAAAAATGCTTCAAGAATCAGCAATCTCTATAGCTGTTATAGGTGATGAAGGTTGTGCAACATCAACTCTAATGAAAAGTGATATAGTCTGCAAATCAATAACTGATGCTCTATTGCTTTTTATAAAGCAAAAACGTCTTATAGCTACACTAAGGAGTTAAAACAATGAAAAGTCTCTTTTTTATAAATAAAAAAAATCGTTTTAAAGATATTGTTTCTAATATGCAAAAAAAAGAGTGTAAAAATCTACTTATACATCTGCATAGCAGTGATGGTAAAAAACTTAAAAAGAGACTTGAAAAACTTCATAAAGCTTTTCCAAATGCAAAAATATTTGCAACAATTGAAGAAGAAAAAGAGAAAGAACCATTAATTGCATTTATATGTTTAGATGATTTTAACAGCATTGAAACAATCTTTTCATCAGATTGTAAAGATAATTTAGACAAATGTTTAGAATTAGAAATAACTGCTGTTTTATCATTTATTAAAGAGTACTCAGAAAATGGACAAAATTCACAGCTTCATATTCTAAAACAGTATAGAGATGCTGTAGACCACGCTATGATTGTATCTAAAACAGATAAACGTGGTGTTATTACATATATTAATGATAATTTTTGCAAAATAAGCGGTTATACTAGAGAAGAACTAATAGGAAAAAGCCATAATATAGTACGACATCCAGATACTCCAAAAGAGACTTTTAAAGAAATGTGGCAAACTATACTAAGTAAAAAACCTTGGCACGGAATTATAAAAAATTTAAGAAAAGATGGAACAGACTATATTGTAGATGCAATAATTTACCCTATTCTTGATACTTCGGGGGAAATTACAGAATTCATTGCACTTAGAAAAGATATTACAGAGCAGATACATGATAAAGAGAAGTTAGAAGCAAGAGAAGCTGAACTTCAAGCAATTTTAAATAATCAAGACTCTATTGTACTATTTGTCTCACAAAATGATGGTATTTTAACTATCAATAAACGTTTTTTTGAATATTTTGATTTTAAAGATACAGATGACTTTAAAGAGAAACACTCTTGTATCTGCGATCTTTTTATTGAAGAGGAAGGTTATATATACCCAAAAGCTCGTGAAGATTGGCTGGAATTTGTATCTTCAAATCCTGAAGAGAGACACAAAGTAAAAATGCGTGATAAAAATGGGAAAATTCGCACTTTCCTACTAAAAGCAAATCAGATAGAAAATGATGGCAGGTTTGTTGTAAATTTAAGCGATATTACTCCACTTGAAGAGGCTTTGATTCAGGCAAAGTTAATGGAACATACCAAATCTATGTTTGTTGCTAATATGAGCCATGAAATAAGAACTCCTTTAAACGGCATCTTAGGATTTACCGAACTGCTTCTTAAACATCCTGTTGACAGTCAAATAAGAAGATATTTAGAGATAATTCACAAAAGTGGAAAAACACTCCTTGGAATTGTAAATGATATTTTAGATCTTTCTAAAATAGAGAGTGGCAAAATGGAGCTTAGTCCTATTCCTGCAGATATCTGTAAAGAGTTAGAGTCTGTTGTAGCCATTTTTGCTGCAAAAGCAAGAGAGAAGCATATATCTTATACTGCATTTATAGATCCAACTATTCCAAAAACAATAATTTGTGATATTCAGAGACTAAAACAGGTTTTAAGCAACTTAATTGGAAATGCTGTAAAGTTTACACCTGAAAATGGCAAAGTTGAAGTTTTAATTAAAACTATTAAAAAAGAAGACAATCGCATTAAACTACATTTTGAAGTCAAAGATAGCGGTATAGGTATAAAAGAAGAACAAAAATCAAAAATTTTCGATCTCTTTTCACAAGCAGATAACTCAATTAGCAGAGAGTATGGTGGAACTGGTCTTGGTCTGCCAATCAGTGCCAAATTTATTGAGATGATGGGTTCACATATAGAAGTAGACTCAGAACCACAAAAAGGATCTACATTTTGGTTTGATATTTGGTTTGATATAAATGACGCTTCTTTGTCTATTGGTTCTCTTGAATCAATTGAAGAGAGTGTAAATATAGTATTTTGTAAGCACACTCCTGAAGATTGCATTATGTTTGAAACAATAAAGAATTATCTTGAAGCTTGGGGAATATCTTGGACCACAAGAACATCTTGTGACGATATTCCTTTTGATACAGCATTTCTTTTTATTACACCTGATACATTTGAAAAAGGTGATAAAGAGAATATGCAAAAGCTTTTGGAACAGTTTCCAAGTCTTCAAATTATTTGGGTTGAATCTTCCAGCTCAATAAAACCACCAGAAGATAATAGAATACATAAACTTGAAATGCCAGTTGTAGGTTCAACTCTTTTTGATCTACTTGCTGCTGGACTTGGAGACAATTTTACAAAAGCTTCAATTTCAGAAGATAATATATATAATGGAAATTATAGTGGTAAAGTTCTTGTAGCTGAAGACAATCCAGTCAATCAAATGCTAATTTCAGAACTACTTAAAGATAGAGGTATTGATGCAACAATAGTAGAAAATGGTATAGAAGCTCTTGATGAACTAAATAGAAATCAGTATGATTTAGTTCTAATGGATGTAAATATGCCTAAGATGGATGGCATTGAAGCAACAAAAAAACTTAGAGAAAGTGGTTTTAAAACTCCAATTGTAGCATTAACCGCAAATGTTATGGCTGAAGAGAAGTCAGCATATATGAAAGCTGGAATGAATGATCATCTCTCAAAACCAATAGAAACAAAAGCTTTAGATATAGTTCTTCAAAAATTTCTAAATACCACAAATATAGAAGAAGAAGTTGAATCTATAGAGTTTGATGATATAGATTATGATCACCTTGGTGAATCATTAGGATTAAAAAATAGAAAAATTTTAAGAACACTGTTTGCTCAATTTTCAAAAAGTGTTGATTCTTTTTTAGAAGATTTAGAAAGTGCTATTAACTCTAAAAATATTGAAACACTGAAAGATGTAATTCATCGAATCAAAGGAGCAACAGGGAATATGAGATTTGAAAATTCATTTACTCTCTGCAAAGAGCTTGAAAAAGAGCTATCTTCACATAATGAAATAAATAATAGAGTAAAAAATATGATTACAAAACTGATGGCACAACTATGGGATCTGCAAAATAAGATAGAGCTACATCTCAATAAGGAAGGGTAAATCAGTAT
This is a stretch of genomic DNA from Hydrogenimonas thermophila. It encodes these proteins:
- the mgtE gene encoding magnesium transporter; translation: MADNRKDREANKTIDDLIVDIERRIKLFQEGIDENAQAYEIAELLEEVRELNKERYIELLKSFPEDLKADVLSELSKNAQEDALEAIDAKELADIIEEMDTDDAADIVQQIEELDESKAKKVLNEIDEAESKVIRALISYDEDEAGAYMQTELFKAHIDETIGESIKRLKELKNREELDNAYHVFIVDNKNRFLGMMPMEDLVLQGPNEVYRNVLEKEGALTVTVKPNDPIDKVIELAGNYNMNVIPVVDNWGILLGRITADDIYDLMEKQATDQIYGMAGVQEESEESENIIKAGKTRAFWLGVNLITAIAASVVIGLFDSTIQSIVALAVLMPIVASMGGNAGTQSLTVTVRQLALGDIDPTEAKQVIKKEVLLSLGNGLVYAVVMGLIAYFWFNMPMLGVVIGLSMIINLFFAGFFGALIPLVLKGLGIDPAVGSSVLLTTVTDVVGFFSFLGLATLILL
- the glgP gene encoding alpha-glucan family phosphorylase, producing the protein MDLYPYTVAEEFSCQVAYFSMEFAIDQALKTYSGGLGFLAGSHMRSANDRRQKLIGVGMLWSYGYYDQSRHEDNTLKIDYKRKFYYFLEDTSIKVEVTINSKPVTVKAYLLPATTFDTAPVIFLTTDCFENDHLSRTICHKLYDANEETRIAQEIVLGIGGVKVLEAMGVDVDVYHMNEGHSLPLVFELMKRYSNLENLKKYVVFTTHTPEMAGNEEHNVYLLFRMGFFNGFSVEDMQKKLDYYDEHFSLTVGALKTSKRANAVSKIHKSVANEMWQDVKGRCEIISITNAQNMRYWADKQLMSWMQEHEDYQLVGRKKHLKYRLFEEVADQTGKLFDPDILTIVWARRFAEYKRPGLLIYDMERFRELVSNRDRPVQIIWAGKPYPLDNRAVHMFNDLIMMSKEFKNVAILTGYELRLSRLLKQGSDLWLNTPRWGREASGTSGMTAGINASIHFSIDDGWHAEFQKDGVNSFTIPHSDPSLPNDEIDRLDYLTMMQKLENTIIPTYYENEKEWLMIAKNAMNDILAYFDSSRMADEYYEKLYF
- a CDS encoding glucose-6-phosphate isomerase encodes the protein MVKFQRDFEFNIDENISNLMDEAFCRVVEECENGVAGYYNLPEDSKMIVTEVEALSSSETIKNSDTIAVIGIGGSSLGAKAIDSMLRHKYPQAKRLIFFENPDPVEISKKFASMDKEKTIFIVISKSGSTIETMSLFKVVISHFNLDLNGDDKDRLIAITDEGSVLCRFADRYGIKVYTIPHNVGGRFSVLSAVGIVPLTLAGYDCCSILEGGAKIVRRFFNREEDHILLKAAFIATNWEKYRMNVLFAYASFLDDFTKWYVQLWGESLGKIDKSGNRVGLTPLGQIGSIDQHSFLQLIIEGPIDKTVTFIKIEDFENDILIPDITLEGIQKCDFVNGHTFNELINAECDATREAIAQQGVPVDAIILDKLSETNIGELILYYEILTSLTGAILNIDTYNQPGVELGKRILADKFKK
- a CDS encoding response regulator, yielding MKSLFFINKKNRFKDIVSNMQKKECKNLLIHLHSSDGKKLKKRLEKLHKAFPNAKIFATIEEEKEKEPLIAFICLDDFNSIETIFSSDCKDNLDKCLELEITAVLSFIKEYSENGQNSQLHILKQYRDAVDHAMIVSKTDKRGVITYINDNFCKISGYTREELIGKSHNIVRHPDTPKETFKEMWQTILSKKPWHGIIKNLRKDGTDYIVDAIIYPILDTSGEITEFIALRKDITEQIHDKEKLEAREAELQAILNNQDSIVLFVSQNDGILTINKRFFEYFDFKDTDDFKEKHSCICDLFIEEEGYIYPKAREDWLEFVSSNPEERHKVKMRDKNGKIRTFLLKANQIENDGRFVVNLSDITPLEEALIQAKLMEHTKSMFVANMSHEIRTPLNGILGFTELLLKHPVDSQIRRYLEIIHKSGKTLLGIVNDILDLSKIESGKMELSPIPADICKELESVVAIFAAKAREKHISYTAFIDPTIPKTIICDIQRLKQVLSNLIGNAVKFTPENGKVEVLIKTIKKEDNRIKLHFEVKDSGIGIKEEQKSKIFDLFSQADNSISREYGGTGLGLPISAKFIEMMGSHIEVDSEPQKGSTFWFDIWFDINDASLSIGSLESIEESVNIVFCKHTPEDCIMFETIKNYLEAWGISWTTRTSCDDIPFDTAFLFITPDTFEKGDKENMQKLLEQFPSLQIIWVESSSSIKPPEDNRIHKLEMPVVGSTLFDLLAAGLGDNFTKASISEDNIYNGNYSGKVLVAEDNPVNQMLISELLKDRGIDATIVENGIEALDELNRNQYDLVLMDVNMPKMDGIEATKKLRESGFKTPIVALTANVMAEEKSAYMKAGMNDHLSKPIETKALDIVLQKFLNTTNIEEEVESIEFDDIDYDHLGESLGLKNRKILRTLFAQFSKSVDSFLEDLESAINSKNIETLKDVIHRIKGATGNMRFENSFTLCKELEKELSSHNEINNRVKNMITKLMAQLWDLQNKIELHLNKEG
- a CDS encoding HAD family hydrolase encodes the protein MASIQIPNYGQLNIKHIVCDYNGTIAKDGKLAPDIKDIFKLLSENYNVHVITADTFGTVKKELESVDITVKILSSSDHTQEKGEYIKALGSKYCASIGNGNNDVKMLQESAISIAVIGDEGCATSTLMKSDIVCKSITDALLLFIKQKRLIATLRS